The Poriferisphaera corsica DNA segment AACTGATACGCCAGCGGGCACGGTAGTCGTCGTTGGCGATCTGATTGGTGTTGCCAAGCTGGATATCAAGGCTGGTGAGCTTGGCGTGCTACATGTTCGCGGCGTTTTTGATTTTCCAAAAGCGACAGGTGCCGGAAGCGGCAGCGGTATGGGCGTCAATATCTACTGGGATGAAGGCGATCAGATCGCAACGCAGGATAGCGACAGCGGCACCAATAAACTGCTTGGCAAAGCAATTGCTGCAGCGATTGATAGCGATCTGTTTGTGCGCGTGAGGATGACGTAGGATAAAAACAAGCATGACCGTGGGACCCATCGCCGCACGTCCGTAACGTTCAGTATTTCAAATACCGTGCCTTTATGCCACCTCGGTCATGCTTGTTAATGCTTTGATAAGTCCCTCAGCTTTACGTCCGAAACCGCTGTTCTCGCTAAAGAGCATGCTGAATGTCAAGCCTTATCAAGTTGTCGCGACAATATTTAGTAGTAACAGTTTTTAGAAACTATATCAATGAAAAATGTCTTACAAGAGGGCTTAAAGTGGCTGGAGGTACAACGTCACACACACATGGCCAGTCCTGCTCTTTACAAGCGAGTGAATGAGCAAGGCCAGATCATAGAAAAACAGATTGTGGCCACCATCGGTCATACCGAACTTGATGTTTCAGATGGTTACGGCACCACCATCAAATCGCATGCGACCGACTTTCTAATTCTTGCAGAGGATCTAGATTTTGAACCTAAAGCTGGTGACACGATAGTTTTTGATGATCGCATCTATGAAGTGATGACGCTGTCAGGGCAGGGACTTGGTGGGCACTGGCAATGGTCAGATCCATACCACACAACCTACCGCATCCACACCAAAGAGATTGGAGCAGCTGATGAGTGACTGTGATCAATTTGAACTCTGTCAGAAGCAATTGGCCTCAATCCAAAGCAAACTTGATCGGC contains these protein-coding regions:
- a CDS encoding DUF2190 family protein — encoded protein: MMARFIHNGDAIDYAPETDTPAGTVVVVGDLIGVAKLDIKAGELGVLHVRGVFDFPKATGAGSGSGMGVNIYWDEGDQIATQDSDSGTNKLLGKAIAAAIDSDLFVRVRMT